The Ranitomeya variabilis isolate aRanVar5 chromosome 7, aRanVar5.hap1, whole genome shotgun sequence genome includes a window with the following:
- the LOC143785835 gene encoding uncharacterized protein LOC143785835, with protein MSSRELRQLIMDNIAWMNRPENRNQSPVIGRLRSSQTRGGRIEDDRDYLPSPERRRRVRDPSRRSVREETRHRSRSPHRPLPDRPISPEPLPPTTRPDNLRPAEALPPTTLPDNLRPAEALPPTTLPDNLRPAEALPPTTLPDRHSSADASLPSSSNNRSGGNEAATTSGADPQPNFIPPSVGTDAENQAGLDSVEDTTPPQAAPLRRRGRRRGMTRIRQIERLPTRSATGQEEIPSCAICLGDYEVGEQLIVLPCRHLFHQSCITPWLRQNRYCPYCRQNCFQQNRQRRA; from the exons ATGAGTTCTCGGGAATTGAGGCAGCTGATCATGGACAACATTGCATGGATGAACCGGCCAGAAAACCGAA ATCAGAGCCCTGTGATCGGAAGACTCAGGTCGTCTCAGACAAGAGGAGGAAGGATTGAAGATGACAGAGATTATTTACCTTCTCCAGAGAGAAGAAGAAGAGTTAGAGACCCATCCAGGCGCTCAGTACGAGAGGAGACCAGACACAGGAGCCGTTCGCCACATAGGCCGCTACCTGACCGTCCCATCTCTCCTGagcctttaccaccgaccacgcgccctgacaatctcaggcctgcggaggctttaccaccgaccacgctccctgacaatctcaggcctgcggaagctttaccaccgaccacgctccctgacaatctcaggcctgcggaggctttaccaccgaccacgctccctgaccGTCACAGTTCTGCTGATGCGTCACTACCGAGCAGCAGCAATAATAGGAGTGGTGGAAATGAAGCGGCAACCACCTCCGGGGCCGATCCTCAGCCAAATTTTATTCCACCATCCGTGGGCACAGATGCTGAGAATCAGGCCGGATTAGATTCAGTTGAGGATACAACCCCACCGCAGGCTGCACCCCTGCGGAGGAGAGGACGGCGGAGAGGAATGACAAGGATACGGCAAATAGAACGCCTTCCTACCAGGAGCGCCACAGGCCAGGAGGAGATTCCTTCTTGTGCCATATGCCTAGGTGATTATGAAGTAGGTGAGCAGCTTATTGTGCTGCCCTGCCGACATCTTTTTCATCAGAGCTGCATTACACCATGGCTCCGCCAAAACCGCTACTGTCCTTACTGccgccaaaactgtttccaacagaaCAGACAGAGAAGAGCATAA